GCAGTCCAGTCTGCAGTCTGAGGTCGGCGGTCGGCGGTCGCTGGTCGCTGCATCTGGGCGTCTGGAGAAGCTGAGGCAGTGTCGCGACGTTGGCCGATCGCCGACCAGGAGCTGCCATTCGCTGCCGCCGAGGTGGGGCGCCCGGAGGCACGAGCGGAAGCTTAACAGCGTGGCGGCGTCGAGCTTGGCTGGACCTCCCAATCCTCTGCCAATCCGCGCCCAGTCAGCATCACCGGTCCCGCACTTGCTGTGCACGCACTCGTTTCCACGCCTACGATGCTAGTCTGCCCTCCTGCGCGCTGAGACTTGTCTCTGCTTCTTACGTCTTACGTCTACATCCTGCATGCGCTCTGGACACACCTGCACGCCAAACCTACCGCCACACCTACCGCCACACCCACCGCCATCGCCATGAGCACTGCAGCGTCCTGAACCCGCTCGGCCATCCCcatcaccctcaccctcaccacATCACACGGCCTGGTCCCACCACGCCCCGACCCAGACGATGCCTCGAGCCCCACTCGTCTGAACACGTCGACGTCCAGCACTATGCCAATGAGCGAGGCCCCGCACATGTCGCCGGAGACGCGCTTCTCTGCCATCTTTGCGCGTCTGTCCGAGCTGCCCAACTATGTCTGGGACTCGGACATTGAGCCCTTCCACTCGGTATGCCACCTCGACCTTGGACATGACGTGGACACGAACCTGAACATGAACACAAACATGAACATGAACATGAACATGACGTGGACACGAACCTGAACATGAACACAAACATGAACACGAACATGAACATGAACACAAACATGAACACAAACATGAATACAAACATGAATACAAACATGAAAAACTAAAAACGCGCCAGACTAACACTGCACAGTCCTACGACAACTGGCACTTCTTTGGCCACCAGACAGCTTCGTATGCAAACGAAAGACCGCCCTCTCGCGGCCGAAGCGCTATTGCCTCGTCGCCCGCCTCGCACTCGCCAGACGCCCACCGCCCATCCGTCGTGCTCAGGCACAGGTCCTCGGGCAGCGATGCCAGCTCCACCACCGCGAAAACGCATGCCACCGCAACATCCGTACACAAGGAGGGGCGACCCGTCGTGTGTCGAGTCTCCAACCACACACTGCGACTCGAGCGCGAATACCAGCTGTCCAAGCTCGTCGTCACCAAGTCCGACCCAGCTTGCCGACACTTTGTGCGCCCCATCGAATTTATCAGGCTACCCACCAAGCCAGGCGAAGAGCCTCTCGTAGCTAGTATCTTTGAGGCGCCAGGCCAAAATTACCTCAAAGATCTGGTCACCTTTGGCCCCAACTGGTACAACCTCACAAACCATGACAAAACATCCGAGCCCACCAGTCACCAACCTAGCACAGGTGTCCCCTTGCTCACCTTCCTCGATTTCGCAGTGGGAGCAACAGAGTGTCTGGAGATTCTGCACCATGGTCACGAGATGGTCCACGGCGAACTGCGAGGAGACGCCTTCCACTTCGCCGAAAATGGCCATGTCAAGATGATCAATTTCGGCAGCGGCGCCAGGTCTTTCGAAAACGGCCTCACGTCTGCCGGCTGGAACACACTGAGTCGCGAAGTCGGCATCGAGCTGAAGCTTGCCTTCATTGCCCCAGAGCAGACGGGTCGCATGCCTGCTGAGCCAGACAGCCGAACCGACATCTACAGTCTGGGCATCTTGTTCTATACAATGCTTTGTGGAAGCACGCCCTTTGATGGGACTACAGCCTTGGACGTCATGCAGAACGTGCTGAGCAAAAGGATTCCTCCGGCTTCCTCCGGCCGCATAGACATCCCCGAAGCACTGTCTCTGGTCATCCAACGCATGACGCAACGCAACATCGAAGAGCGCTACCACTCGACCTCGGGCCTTAAATTTGATCTAACAAGAATTCGTGAGCTGCTATCCGAGGGTGACGGTGAAGGCCTGAAGGCGTTCCAAATCGGCTCCAAAGACATCAGTTGCTTCTTCAATCTTCCCCTGCAGCAGATCGGTCGCGACAAAGAACGCCAAACAGTCATTGATGTCATTCAGCGCGTGGCCAAGCGCCGGCGGGGCGGCGTGAAAGTGCTAAACAGCCTGAGTTCCAATTCCTCCTTTTCGGATGGGCGACTCGAGTTCCAATACGATGACTTTGTCTCTGACACTTCCAGCTCCCGCAACTCGGAATCTCGACTGAACAGCGTTCCCTCCTCCGCGCCCGTGTTTTTGGACCAGACACGCACCCAATGGTCCCAGGACAGCACGACCCATACCAGAGACTCCACCGCTGAGGAGAGTCCGAGCGGTCGACCACACTTGTTAACGACAGGCCGAGGCCCTTCCAACAACAGCATCGAAGCTCTCTCTTCCTTGTCGAGATCTTCTCCTTCCAACGATAGCACAGCTGCGCGCAACACGTCCAGTGCGCGGGCAATGAGGCGAAAAGGTCGCTGCGAGGTGATTGCAGTCGGTGGTGCCACCGGTCTCGGCAAGTCGCGTCTTGTTCAGAGCGTACAGAGCACGGCCAGAAGCAACGGTTACTTCGCCTCTGCCAAGTTTGACAAAACGAAGAGGGCTCCGTTTGATCCCATCTTGAAGGTCATGTCTTCCATGTTTCGACAGGTCTTCAGCGAAGCCGACGTTTCGACCGAGTTCCACGGCAGCTTACGGAACTTCCTGAAGAACACAGGAGTGTGGGCAGCACTGCGCAGTTATCTGAACCTGCCGGACTGGCTACTCAACACAAATGGAGCAACGCCCAGGACCCCTCAGCAACGCGACGTAGATACGCTGAATGCCTCTAGACGGGCATCATCGCCTGCCCTCCATTGTGGGAGCTCGGGGCACACAGCGGAAGCATGGCTGCGGAGTGGCGGCGCTTCCAAATCGACAAAGTTTATGAGCGTTTTCATAGACGTTTTACGTTTGTTTGCTGTGCAGAAGCTGTGCATCTGGACCCTCGAGGATGTACAAAACGCCGACTCGGAAAGTGCAGGTACGAGCTGTGATTGGCTCTTGCGACCTTCGAGGCGCTGACACGAAACAGAGCTTATTCACCACATCGTCCAGGCCAAGATCCCTTTGGTGCTGATACTCACGTACACCGACGAGGAGGGCATTCCTCGAGAACTCCGGCCCTCGATGCATGCAGCCACAAAGGTGCAATTGTTCCCCTTTACAGAAGCTCAGACAGCCGACTACGTGGCTGAGACTCTCCATCGTGATCACCAGTATATCCTTCCTCTGGTCGCCGTCATCCAGGAGAAGAGTCGAGGAAATCTGTTCTACATCAGAGAGATTCTGGATACTTGCTATCGCAAGCAGTGCGTCTACTACTCTTGGCGCGAGAACAATTGGCTCTTTGATCTCGACAAGGTATTTGAAGTTTTCGAGAGCACCGAGTACGGCTCCTCGGTTACCAACGATTTCATCACAAAGAGGCTGCTCGAGCTGCCTCCCGACACTCGTAAGCTTTTGGCTTGGGCATCGCTGTTAGGCGGCGCTTTCTCCTACGATCTGATCTCCAAGCTGTTGAATCCAAAGTATGCGCCTGCAGACGCAGAGAGACTGCCGCTGTTTGGGGAAAACGAGTGTATCGTAACGGCACTGAATGGTGCCCTCAACGCCTTCATCCTCATGCCCGCTGAGAGCGAGTCTCGATTCCGTTTTAGCCACGATAGGTATTTGTTCGCTGCCGCCAGCCTACTCGAGAAAGACTGGAACACCTCCATGATGCACTATGAGATCGCCCGCATCGTCAGCTCAGGTGGCGAGTGGCACGACGATGCGATGGGTGACTCCAAAGCCCTGTATATGCGTAGCCGGCACATCTGCCTTGCCGCTGATCTGATCAAAGCCAAAGAGATAAACCGCGCTCCTTTCCGCGACGTCTTATACCAAGCTGGAGAGACCGCCTCGGAGTCAGGAGCAAGGTCGACTGGGATATACTATTTTGCGCACTGCCTGATGCTCCTACAAGACGACCCTTGGGATGAGTCCAAGCACGACGTCTCTTATCAGGAGACCTTACAGCTATTCGTTCGCTCGGCCGAATGTTATTGGCACCAGGGGATGCTTGATGAAGCATTGAGCCTCATTCGGACTACCTTCCAGCATGCTCGCGATCCTTGCGACATGGCGAGCTCGTTCATCTTGCAGTCACGTGTACATGCCGTACGTGAAGACAGCTTCGGTGCTTTCCAAGCTTTGAAAGACTGCCTTTCCTTATTAGGATCCCCGATACCATCTACGACCTGGCAGGAGTGCGACGCTGAGTTCCAGAAAATCTACGCTCGCCTCCAAGAGACAGACACGAACGATTTGCTGGCGCGCGAGCCCTCCAAAGACGACCGCGTGGCTATGACACTAGGTCCAGTCTTCATCGAGCTACTTAGCGCTGCGTTCTGGTCGAACAGTCTGTTGTTCTACCAAGCCACGCTGAAATTAATCAACCTGCATCTCGAGCATGGGACTACAGCTCAAGTCGCTCTCGCTTACATCCATCTCGGTAGCATTGCAGGTGGTCGATTTGCAATGTTGAATTTCGCAGCGGACATGGGTGCGATTGCCAAACGAGTGTTCCAGATGTACCCGGACGATGCCTACACATTAGGGCGTGGTCAGACGTTGCATCCGCTACTTCTAGGCCATCTGCAGGCGCCAGCTGCAGACCTAATCCCTCACCTCGAAAGTAAGCCAGCACAATCTCCAATGCAC
The window above is part of the Ascochyta rabiei chromosome 1, complete sequence genome. Proteins encoded here:
- a CDS encoding Histidine kinase is translated as MPMSEAPHMSPETRFSAIFARLSELPNYVWDSDIEPFHSSYDNWHFFGHQTASYANERPPSRGRSAIASSPASHSPDAHRPSVVLRHRSSGSDASSTTAKTHATATSVHKEGRPVVCRVSNHTLRLEREYQLSKLVVTKSDPACRHFVRPIEFIRLPTKPGEEPLVASIFEAPGQNYLKDLVTFGPNWYNLTNHDKTSEPTSHQPSTGVPLLTFLDFAVGATECLEILHHGHEMVHGELRGDAFHFAENGHVKMINFGSGARSFENGLTSAGWNTLSREVGIELKLAFIAPEQTGRMPAEPDSRTDIYSLGILFYTMLCGSTPFDGTTALDVMQNVLSKRIPPASSGRIDIPEALSLVIQRMTQRNIEERYHSTSGLKFDLTRIRELLSEGDGEGLKAFQIGSKDISCFFNLPLQQIGRDKERQTVIDVIQRVAKRRRGGVKVLNSLSSNSSFSDGRLEFQYDDFVSDTSSSRNSESRLNSVPSSAPVFLDQTRTQWSQDSTTHTRDSTAEESPSGRPHLLTTGRGPSNNSIEALSSLSRSSPSNDSTAARNTSSARAMRRKGRCEVIAVGGATGLGKSRLVQSVQSTARSNGYFASAKFDKTKRAPFDPILKVMSSMFRQVFSEADVSTEFHGSLRNFLKNTGVWAALRSYLNLPDWLLNTNGATPRTPQQRDVDTLNASRRASSPALHCGSSGHTAEAWLRSGGASKSTKFMSVFIDVLRLFAVQKLCIWTLEDVQNADSESAELIHHIVQAKIPLVLILTYTDEEGIPRELRPSMHAATKVQLFPFTEAQTADYVAETLHRDHQYILPLVAVIQEKSRGNLFYIREILDTCYRKQCVYYSWRENNWLFDLDKVFEVFESTEYGSSVTNDFITKRLLELPPDTRKLLAWASLLGGAFSYDLISKLLNPKYAPADAERLPLFGENECIVTALNGALNAFILMPAESESRFRFSHDRYLFAAASLLEKDWNTSMMHYEIARIVSSGGEWHDDAMGDSKALYMRSRHICLAADLIKAKEINRAPFRDVLYQAGETASESGARSTGIYYFAHCLMLLQDDPWDESKHDVSYQETLQLFVRSAECYWHQGMLDEALSLIRTTFQHARDPCDMASSFILQSRVHAVREDSFGAFQALKDCLSLLGSPIPSTTWQECDAEFQKIYARLQETDTNDLLAREPSKDDRVAMTLGPVFIELLSAAFWSNSLLFYQATLKLINLHLEHGTTAQVALAYIHLGSIAGGRFAMLNFAADMGAIAKRVFQMYPDDAYTLGRGQTLHPLLLGHLQAPAADLIPHLESALDLALTAGDRLLTLLNFGVQAHFRVIACYDLVEIEAYVDDIPLDLKNWQQDLRGGVLLMASRQYARALQGKTEIRDASTVLTDEEHDSKAYIEWIDKTASNPKRPKTYYLATKLPILVLYGYHDEACALGELLLPMLGSLWCQRLNYSVMYHLSLAYLAVLRDDRKHPKKDQMFKHVLATINQLEALCTITDVNYRSWIHVLAAVLAEVNDDPPTATLNYEAAMDHSEIHGFTLDEAHALELYAEWLIRKKANRPARHALKDCISVYRKISAYGKANHLINKYEFLLRGTVSLTTMDVAVQTTMIDTGNTSFRLEQNEDQEQLLGTETAVDRTQNWIVPETGRRHESSHDLRDGFSAVGLDMLDLSSILESSRVLSSELKVDKLMAKMASIILESTGGTLCGIVIEDAHIEWSIACVASNEANSDNKDSSGVTSFPPGQPLDTVDDMVARQVTLYTLRFRENVFVQNLLEDDRFSNVSDSYLKRNPEGKAVICIPIVHSDHLLGSIYLEGPPNSFTERNTQVLRLLVNQISISLANALLFKEIERVSASNEAMLEMQKRALAQARAAEIKAKEAEAIAVRNMKLKEEAAKAKSLFLANVSHELRTPLNGVIGMSELLKASLLNQEQQGYADSIRVCGDTLLSIINDLLDYSKLEAGKMNVQEMPLSLNETITEVVRALAYTNAERGLKTIEQLELNPEMLVMGDPVRLHQILMNLLSNSYKFTPRGSVTVRAVVDQEGPDWVDVTCSVIDTGIGIPEEQKKKLFLPFSQVESSSARSYGGTGLGLSIVKALIENVMHGRVSLESKPGVGTTVSFALRFTKVPLARALAQNYTRDADPMAKFSSQENNGHEQSSGTCIDLSTIPRADLRICIAEDNLINQRIAISFVQKLGFKCDAYLDGFKTIDALERASDNGRPFHLVLMDVQMPHCDGYEATRLIRKHSNPEVRNVLIIAMTASAIQGDREKCLDSGMNNYLAKPVRAQTLKALLESYLNKTEAAKEIPNLQTEVKKLVSEALSEAGAGQQLDGAKREADGSRSSMDEPESRSERPRGVRMSTTVRWHDGTPDEPDGQNGS